The following coding sequences lie in one Zingiber officinale cultivar Zhangliang chromosome 2B, Zo_v1.1, whole genome shotgun sequence genomic window:
- the LOC122045888 gene encoding cytochrome P450 704C1-like isoform X1 — MPISFLFFPSDHKQQLASSPGARMDLFTATATLGLLFSAVCAFALLFRSRSSSSDNEKKKKQYAPAVGTLLHQIVNFPRIYDYHTELSRRHKTFRLLSPFCQYIYTTDPIVVEYFLKTNFQNYGKGWMHCEILKDMFGDGIFVVDGDKWRHQRKLASHGFSTKALRDFSSAIFRKNATKLAHVVSSYAESNEKFDVQHLLMKSTMDSIFRIGFGVELNCLDDSGQSQGGTEFAKSFDAANELLILRYINPLWKAMRYLNIGSEAKLRDKIKLVNEFVYRLISIRIEQTSETGNEQNEDILSRFLDERKKDPQSNSLEYLRDIIINFVLAGKDSTAGTLAWFFYLICKNPRVQEKIRKEVTEVTEAAEPAAAVDEFAETISEDSLNKMQYLHAALTETLRLFPPGPIDSKVCFSDDTLPGGYTVRKDDVVFYQSYPMGRMEYLWGADAEAFRPERWLNDDGIFQPESPYKFTAFQAGPRLCLGKEFAYRQMKIFATVLLRFFEFKLGDEGEVARWKASTTLLIDGGLFLEVVRR; from the exons ATGCCTatatccttcctcttcttcccaaGTGATCACAAACAGCAGCTTGCTTCTTCACCTGGAGCAAGAATGGACTTGTTCACTGCCACTGCAACATTAGGCCTTCTCTTTTCAGCTGTGTGTGCCTTTGCGCTTCTCTTTCGATCAAGAAGCAGCAGCAGCgacaacgagaagaagaagaagcaatatGCTCCTGCAGTTGGGACACTTCTGCATCAGATTGTAAACTTCCCGAGGATTTACGACTACCACACGGAGCTCTCGCGCAGGCACAAGACCTTCAGGCTCTTGAGTCCCTTCTGCCAGTACATCTACACCACTGATCCTATTGTTGTGGAGTACTTCCTCAAGACCAACTTCCAAAATTATGGCAAG GGGTGGATGCACTGTGAGATCCTGAAAGATATGTTTGGCGATGGAATTTTCGTAGTTGACGGTGATAAGTGGCGGCACCAGAGAAAGCTTGCCAGTCATGGGTTCTCCACAAAGGCCCTGAGAGATTTTAGCTCTGCAATCTTCAGGAAAAACGCAACTAAGCTTGCTCACGTTGTTTCATCCTATGCCGAAAGCAATGAGAAGTTCGATGTTCAG CACCTACTGATGAAGTCGACGATGGACTCGATATTCAGAATCGGGTTCGGAGTGGAGTTGAATTGCTTGGACGACTCTGGTCAGTCTCAAGGGGGGACCGAGTTCGCAAAGTCGTTCGATGCTGCCAACGAGCTCCTCATTTTGCGATACATAAACCCGCTGTGGAAGGCCATGAGGTATCTGAACATTGGATCTGAAGCAAAACTCAGAGACAAAATCAAGCTTGTCAATGAGTTTGTGTACCGATTGATCAGTATCAGGATTGAACAGACTTCAGAAACAGGAAATGAACAA AACGAAGACATCCTATCGAGATTTCTCGACGAGCGAAAAAAGGATCCACAAAGCAACAGCCTTGAATACCTGAGGGacataataatcaactttgtGCTCGCTGGGAAAGATAGCACAGCAGGCACACTGGCATGGTTCTTCTACTTGATTTGCAAGAACCCTCGTGTTCAAGAGAAGATTCGCAAAGAAGTCACGGAAGTGACTGAAGCCGCAGAGCCTGCGGCCGCTGTGGATGAGTTCGCGGAGACTATAAGCGAGGATTCACTTAACAAAATGCAGTATCTTCATGCCGCGCTCACCGAAACACTTAGGCTGTTTCCTCCAGGCCCCATT GACAGTAAGGTTTGCTTCTCGGATGACACTCTACCTGGAGGCTACACTGTAAGGAAAGATGATGTTGTGTTTTATCAGTCATATCCAATGGGGAGGATGGAGTACTTGTGGGGTGCCGATGCTGAAGCTTTTCGCCCGGAGAGGTGGCTGAACGACGACGGCATCTTCCAGCCGGAAAGCCCATACAAATTCACAGCTTTTCAA GCTGGGCCAAGGCTCTGCTTGGGGAAGGAGTTTGCCTACAGACAAATGAAGATATTTGCAACAGTGTTGCTGCGATTCTTTGAGTTCAAGCTCGGCGATGAGGGGGAGGTTGCACGCTGGAAAGCCTCGACGACTTTGCTGATCGACGGAGGCCTCTTCCTCGAAGTGGTTCGCAGATGA
- the LOC122045888 gene encoding cytochrome P450 704C1-like isoform X4, translating into MHCEILKDMFGDGIFVVDGDKWRHQRKLASHGFSTKALRDFSSAIFRKNATKLAHVVSSYAESNEKFDVQHLLMKSTMDSIFRIGFGVELNCLDDSGQSQGGTEFAKSFDAANELLILRYINPLWKAMRYLNIGSEAKLRDKIKLVNEFVYRLISIRIEQTSETGNEQNEDILSRFLDERKKDPQSNSLEYLRDIIINFVLAGKDSTAGTLAWFFYLICKNPRVQEKIRKEVTEVTEAAEPAAAVDEFAETISEDSLNKMQYLHAALTETLRLFPPGPIDSKVCFSDDTLPGGYTVRKDDVVFYQSYPMGRMEYLWGADAEAFRPERWLNDDGIFQPESPYKFTAFQAGPRLCLGKEFAYRQMKIFATVLLRFFEFKLGDEGEVARWKASTTLLIDGGLFLEVVRR; encoded by the exons ATGCACTGTGAGATCCTGAAAGATATGTTTGGCGATGGAATTTTCGTAGTTGACGGTGATAAGTGGCGGCACCAGAGAAAGCTTGCCAGTCATGGGTTCTCCACAAAGGCCCTGAGAGATTTTAGCTCTGCAATCTTCAGGAAAAACGCAACTAAGCTTGCTCACGTTGTTTCATCCTATGCCGAAAGCAATGAGAAGTTCGATGTTCAG CACCTACTGATGAAGTCGACGATGGACTCGATATTCAGAATCGGGTTCGGAGTGGAGTTGAATTGCTTGGACGACTCTGGTCAGTCTCAAGGGGGGACCGAGTTCGCAAAGTCGTTCGATGCTGCCAACGAGCTCCTCATTTTGCGATACATAAACCCGCTGTGGAAGGCCATGAGGTATCTGAACATTGGATCTGAAGCAAAACTCAGAGACAAAATCAAGCTTGTCAATGAGTTTGTGTACCGATTGATCAGTATCAGGATTGAACAGACTTCAGAAACAGGAAATGAACAA AACGAAGACATCCTATCGAGATTTCTCGACGAGCGAAAAAAGGATCCACAAAGCAACAGCCTTGAATACCTGAGGGacataataatcaactttgtGCTCGCTGGGAAAGATAGCACAGCAGGCACACTGGCATGGTTCTTCTACTTGATTTGCAAGAACCCTCGTGTTCAAGAGAAGATTCGCAAAGAAGTCACGGAAGTGACTGAAGCCGCAGAGCCTGCGGCCGCTGTGGATGAGTTCGCGGAGACTATAAGCGAGGATTCACTTAACAAAATGCAGTATCTTCATGCCGCGCTCACCGAAACACTTAGGCTGTTTCCTCCAGGCCCCATT GACAGTAAGGTTTGCTTCTCGGATGACACTCTACCTGGAGGCTACACTGTAAGGAAAGATGATGTTGTGTTTTATCAGTCATATCCAATGGGGAGGATGGAGTACTTGTGGGGTGCCGATGCTGAAGCTTTTCGCCCGGAGAGGTGGCTGAACGACGACGGCATCTTCCAGCCGGAAAGCCCATACAAATTCACAGCTTTTCAA GCTGGGCCAAGGCTCTGCTTGGGGAAGGAGTTTGCCTACAGACAAATGAAGATATTTGCAACAGTGTTGCTGCGATTCTTTGAGTTCAAGCTCGGCGATGAGGGGGAGGTTGCACGCTGGAAAGCCTCGACGACTTTGCTGATCGACGGAGGCCTCTTCCTCGAAGTGGTTCGCAGATGA